The Miscanthus floridulus cultivar M001 unplaced genomic scaffold, ASM1932011v1 os_2147, whole genome shotgun sequence genome has a window encoding:
- the LOC136534655 gene encoding uncharacterized protein → MEVGGGAAAVVESRSARPPSEGTGVGGIGQGRGCGRRWRSVGAGKGGVGQGREDPASEVRLRWSSATGKGRSPPTEKSAAGADAVRLGPELTRTVTAGQDLARHSDARAGAQSSPRTTTARRDRDAGGPVDGGARPGGTADGGAWPGGPTDGVAGDLGARRLGGEGGEIYSPGREALPSAGLREEEGKRRRGSREEEEGKRTLCYA, encoded by the coding sequence ATGGAGGTCGGTGGAGGCGCGGCTGCCGTCGTGGAGTCCAGATCCGCCCGGCCGCCATCGGAGGGAACAGGGGTAGGTGGCATCGGGCAGGGGAGGGGCTGTGGTCGCCGATGGAGGTCGGTGGGAGCAGGGAAGGGCGGCGTCGGGCAGGGGAGGGAAGATCCTGCCAGTGAGGTCCGCCTGCGGTGGAGCAGCGCCACCGGCAAGGGCCGCTCGCCGCCCACGGAGAAGAGCGCCGCCGGCGCGGACGCGGTGAGGCTAGGGCCGGAGCTCACCCGCACGGTGACGGCGGGTCAAGATCTCGCCAGGCACAGCGACGCCAGGGCCGGAGCTCAGAGCAGCCCGCGGACGACGACGGCAAGGCGGGACCGCGACGCCGGTGGGCCCGTGGATGGGGGCGCTCGGCCAGGCGGCACCGCAGACGGGGGCGCTTGGCCAGGTGGGCCTACGGACGGAGTTGCCGGCGACCTCGGCGCTCGGCGGCTCGGTGGGGAGGGAGGCGAGATCTACTCGCCGGGGAGGGAGGCGCTCCCATCGGCGGGCCTGCGAGAGGAGGAAGGGAAGAGGCGGCGGGGCTCGCGAGAGGAGGAGGAAGGGAAGAGGACGCTCTGTTACGCCTGA